From a region of the Clostridiales bacterium genome:
- a CDS encoding phosphoglucosamine mutase has product MSEYFGTDGIRGIFNKDLTLELSAKVGNALTKLKKAPLVVIGTDTRASKDMLKCAV; this is encoded by the coding sequence ATGAGCGAATATTTCGGAACAGACGGAATTAGAGGAATATTCAACAAAGATTTGACCTTAGAACTATCGGCCAAAGTGGGCAACGCTTTGACCAAGCTCAAAAAAGCCCCCTTGGTAGTAATAGGCACGGACACCCGCGCTTCAAAAGATATGCTAAAATGCGCCGTC